A stretch of the Pedobacter sp. MC2016-14 genome encodes the following:
- a CDS encoding pyridoxamine 5'-phosphate oxidase family protein, with protein sequence MLGELNENQIEDLLKQQATGRLGCHAHGITYVVPINYVYRDGCIYGHSAIGKKIQMLRNNPEVCFQVDIIESLVKWQSVIAWGTYQEITNRKELQKAMHEIISHIMPLMSDTEGHPSHGITESESDVGGSVDLILYKIPLNKKTGRFEHP encoded by the coding sequence ATGTTAGGAGAACTTAATGAAAATCAAATAGAAGACTTGCTAAAGCAGCAAGCTACAGGAAGACTTGGCTGTCATGCCCATGGAATTACCTATGTTGTACCCATAAACTATGTTTACAGAGACGGTTGCATATACGGTCACTCGGCTATTGGTAAAAAGATACAAATGCTCCGTAATAATCCTGAAGTCTGCTTTCAGGTTGATATTATAGAAAGTTTGGTAAAATGGCAAAGTGTAATCGCCTGGGGAACCTATCAGGAAATTACCAATCGTAAAGAGCTACAAAAGGCCATGCACGAAATTATCAGTCACATTATGCCTTTAATGTCCGATACGGAAGGGCATCCCTCTCATGGTATTACCGAAAGTGAAAGCGATGTTGGTGGTAGTGTAGATTTAATTCTTTATAAAATACCGTTAAATAAAAAAACAGGCCGATTTGAACATCCATAA